The Sulfitobacter faviae genome includes a region encoding these proteins:
- a CDS encoding tyrosine-type recombinase/integrase, whose amino-acid sequence MASEDEKSTSSNSGVFSIAQNGDSDQDKSDSISLPAHVAGSGNLGRLVDTARDYARAAASDNTLKAYAKDWAHFTRWCRMKGTEPLPPSPEMMGLYLADLASGSGPSPALSVSTIDRRLSGLVWNYAQRGFTFDRKNRHIATVLAGIKRRHARPPVQKEAILAEDILAMVATLPFELRGLRDRAMLLLGYAGGLRRSEIVSLDVHKDDTPDSGGWIEIFEKGALLTLNAKTGWREVEIGRGSKEQTCPVHALEQWLHFARIDFGPVFVRTSRDGKKALEARLNDKHVARLIKRTVLEAGIRSELPEKDRLALFSGHSLRAGLASSAEVDERYVQKQLGHTSAEMTRRYQRRRDRFRVNLTKAAGL is encoded by the coding sequence ATGGCCTCAGAGGACGAGAAGTCGACATCATCAAACTCTGGTGTGTTTAGTATCGCTCAGAACGGCGACAGCGATCAAGACAAAAGCGACAGCATCTCCCTTCCCGCACATGTCGCCGGTTCCGGCAATCTCGGTCGCTTGGTCGACACCGCTCGCGACTACGCGCGCGCCGCGGCCTCCGACAATACGCTGAAGGCCTATGCAAAGGACTGGGCGCATTTCACCCGCTGGTGCCGGATGAAGGGCACGGAGCCTCTGCCCCCGTCGCCTGAGATGATGGGGCTTTATCTCGCAGATCTGGCGTCCGGATCGGGACCCTCCCCTGCCCTATCGGTCTCGACCATCGACCGCCGCCTGTCCGGGCTTGTCTGGAACTATGCGCAACGCGGGTTCACCTTCGATCGCAAGAACCGTCACATCGCCACGGTGCTAGCGGGGATCAAGCGCCGGCATGCGCGTCCGCCGGTGCAGAAGGAAGCGATCCTGGCCGAGGACATCCTCGCGATGGTCGCCACCCTGCCCTTTGAGCTGCGCGGGCTCAGAGATCGGGCGATGCTGCTGCTGGGCTATGCCGGGGGCCTTCGACGCTCCGAAATCGTCAGCCTCGACGTTCACAAGGACGACACGCCGGACTCGGGTGGCTGGATCGAGATCTTCGAGAAGGGTGCCCTGCTCACCCTCAATGCCAAGACTGGCTGGCGTGAGGTCGAGATCGGCCGCGGCTCCAAGGAGCAAACCTGCCCGGTGCATGCGCTGGAGCAATGGTTGCACTTCGCCAGGATCGACTTCGGGCCTGTGTTCGTGCGCACCTCACGCGACGGTAAGAAAGCGCTGGAAGCGCGTCTCAACGACAAGCATGTCGCGCGCTTGATCAAGCGCACCGTCTTGGAAGCGGGCATTCGATCCGAGCTGCCCGAGAAAGACCGCCTCGCCCTCTTCTCTGGCCATAGCTTGCGCGCCGGTCTCGCCAGTTCGGCAGAAGTCGACGAGCGCTATGTCCAGAAGCAGCTCGGCCATACAAGCGCCGAAATGACCCGTCGTTACCAGCGCCGCCGAGACAGGTTCCGCGTGAACCTGACCAAAGCCGCGGGACTATAA
- a CDS encoding Mu transposase C-terminal domain-containing protein → MSDNFPVDKDWEEAEYRARVIGELPAQLTQGNVDWAMRQLNVGRSTLFRMVKQFREDGRTSALLRDTRGPKPGMQPLDPAVEAIVTHHFKGFYATRRKPTKTRFWREVAADCRAQGLAPPSIRRLGRWLEGHDQAKLMARREGKDKAERRHLATPGGLTADSPLDIVQIDHTKADVTVVDPVTRRPLGRPTLTVAIDVNTRMVLGFHLSLEPPSLLAAAMCLTHAVMEKSHWLAARGINTDWPTRGIPNAIYVDNGAEFHARAFQLACSEYQIDLQYRPPGTPRYGGHIERLIGTMMGAIHLLPGSHFSNIFERGDLDAEAEAVMTLRELETWLALEITGSYHARVHSALETTPAAAWAARTNEVRIQIPADLRQFLVDFLPSEQRVLQRDGLHLFHIRYWADELRWLMGRESRKFTLKYDPRDLSRIFVLTENGIIEARPADLTRPAITLWEHRAARRALREAGRRSVDEELIFRTIEVQRDLVDSAERQTKAIRRHQARRAHLAPLPMIDVTPDAAARDALPAPEGKGSPFLSHPGFKVEEWYDDD, encoded by the coding sequence ATGTCCGATAATTTTCCAGTTGACAAGGATTGGGAAGAGGCCGAGTACCGCGCCCGAGTGATCGGGGAACTGCCGGCCCAGCTCACTCAGGGCAATGTCGACTGGGCCATGCGTCAGTTGAATGTCGGCCGATCCACGCTCTTTCGTATGGTGAAGCAGTTCCGCGAAGACGGGCGGACCAGTGCACTGCTACGGGATACCCGAGGGCCCAAACCGGGCATGCAGCCCCTGGACCCGGCGGTGGAAGCGATCGTGACCCACCATTTCAAAGGCTTCTATGCCACCCGCCGCAAACCGACCAAGACCCGGTTCTGGCGCGAGGTTGCAGCCGACTGCCGAGCGCAGGGGTTGGCCCCTCCTTCGATCCGGCGTTTGGGTCGCTGGCTGGAGGGGCACGATCAGGCAAAGCTGATGGCCCGGCGTGAAGGCAAGGACAAGGCCGAGCGACGCCATCTGGCCACGCCGGGAGGCCTTACTGCAGACAGCCCTCTCGATATCGTCCAGATCGACCACACCAAGGCCGACGTGACAGTGGTCGACCCGGTGACGCGTCGCCCGCTCGGTCGTCCGACGCTGACTGTGGCAATCGATGTGAACACCCGCATGGTTTTGGGGTTTCATCTGTCGCTGGAGCCGCCATCGCTGCTGGCCGCCGCAATGTGTCTGACCCATGCGGTGATGGAGAAATCGCACTGGCTGGCAGCGCGTGGGATCAACACAGACTGGCCAACGCGGGGCATCCCGAACGCGATTTACGTGGACAATGGCGCGGAGTTCCATGCCCGGGCTTTTCAGCTTGCCTGTTCCGAATACCAGATCGACCTGCAGTACCGTCCGCCCGGCACGCCGCGCTATGGCGGCCATATAGAGCGCCTGATCGGCACGATGATGGGCGCGATTCACCTGCTGCCGGGCTCGCATTTCTCGAATATTTTCGAGCGCGGTGATCTCGACGCGGAAGCCGAGGCGGTGATGACGCTCAGAGAGCTGGAAACCTGGCTCGCTCTCGAGATCACTGGCTCCTACCATGCGCGGGTCCACAGCGCGCTGGAAACGACACCTGCAGCGGCTTGGGCGGCGCGGACGAACGAGGTCCGGATCCAAATCCCGGCCGATCTCAGGCAGTTCCTGGTCGATTTCCTGCCCTCCGAGCAGCGAGTTTTGCAGCGCGACGGCCTGCACCTCTTCCACATCCGCTACTGGGCGGACGAGTTGCGCTGGCTGATGGGCCGGGAAAGCCGCAAGTTCACGCTCAAATACGATCCGCGCGATCTTTCGCGCATCTTCGTGCTGACAGAGAACGGGATCATCGAAGCCCGACCGGCGGATCTGACACGGCCTGCGATCACGCTCTGGGAGCACCGCGCGGCGCGACGCGCTTTGCGCGAGGCCGGGCGCCGGTCGGTAGATGAGGAGCTGATTTTCAGGACGATCGAGGTGCAGCGCGACCTCGTCGACAGCGCCGAGCGGCAGACTAAGGCCATACGGCGCCACCAGGCGCGGCGGGCGCATCTGGCCCCTTTGCCGATGATCGATGTGACACCGGATGCCGCCGCGCGAGATGCCCTGCCTGCGCCGGAAGGGAAGGGGAGCCCGTTCCTCAGCCACCCCGGCTTCAAGGTCGAGGAGTGGTACGACGATGACTGA
- a CDS encoding TniB family NTP-binding protein: MTEFPHLYPGACKIAALSAEERIHRIRADRWISYPRAEAALEKLETLMSFPERARMPNLLIVGDSGMGKTMIIEKFTRDHASSFDETSGRLHMPVVAVQMVSGPDESRFYRRILAAIGAPEPPRATLSVLESLALRLLAELRPGMLVIDEIHSLQAGTIREQARFLNMLRFLGNELRIPLVCVGTAQARNALRTDDQLVRRFEAFALPPWREGEDLNGLMSTLARTLPLRRQSQIDEKALTRMIKVTGGITSGIFSILSQLAIAAIESGEERILSRDILGGDRLQAVLGEPV; this comes from the coding sequence ATGACTGAGTTCCCGCATCTCTATCCGGGAGCGTGCAAGATCGCCGCGCTCAGCGCCGAGGAGCGCATTCACCGGATTCGCGCCGACCGCTGGATTTCCTATCCCAGGGCCGAGGCTGCCTTGGAGAAGCTGGAAACGCTGATGTCGTTTCCCGAGCGCGCCCGCATGCCGAACCTGCTCATTGTCGGCGACAGCGGCATGGGCAAGACGATGATCATCGAGAAGTTCACCCGCGATCACGCATCGAGCTTCGACGAGACCAGCGGACGGCTGCATATGCCGGTCGTCGCCGTGCAGATGGTGTCTGGGCCAGATGAATCGCGCTTCTACCGCCGGATCCTGGCGGCGATTGGTGCCCCGGAGCCGCCGCGGGCGACACTGTCTGTACTTGAAAGTCTGGCCTTGCGACTGCTCGCCGAATTGCGCCCAGGAATGCTGGTCATCGACGAGATCCACAGCCTGCAGGCGGGGACGATCCGCGAACAGGCGCGATTCCTGAACATGCTGCGCTTTCTGGGCAACGAGCTGCGCATCCCGCTGGTCTGTGTCGGTACAGCGCAGGCTCGCAACGCGCTGCGCACCGATGATCAGCTGGTGCGTCGCTTCGAGGCCTTTGCCCTGCCGCCCTGGCGGGAGGGCGAGGATCTGAATGGGCTGATGAGCACGCTCGCGCGCACGCTGCCGCTTCGGCGCCAAAGCCAGATCGACGAGAAGGCGCTGACGCGGATGATCAAGGTGACCGGCGGCATCACCTCGGGCATCTTTTCGATCTTGTCGCAGCTGGCGATCGCCGCCATCGAAAGCGGCGAGGAACGCATCCTCTCGCGTGACATTCTGGGCGGCGACCGGTTGCAGGCGGTCCTGGGAGAGCCGGTGTGA
- a CDS encoding TniQ family protein, translating into MTARGRLPVVYLPEADERLSSWAARMAPFYAMTVSEFVAALGLKGHDVFDLEWRLSEGQGALIAARTGLALEAVQAMTFLELGAAARMMIARKNRYYCPHCPEEPQRKPTALPWRFRCPVHGVEFRDATGETLSDRFGTDCFKKLEGHAEAGAAHLDAWARGAEQGDLEAPDVLQVLTARHRRASPPNVGEQPRMSLEDRRDYHDFLTTPILRQALTVVVPEYDQVAPVLAKPVRPGLHALAQGSLLQCFALTVGIGRIIEDPVNWAISVMLVSDAEGQGRVRQAISPWPLSLRRSISARFWRAQRDERVRQSDEKAARQRQSRKYRLIQSHKYRYRIS; encoded by the coding sequence GTGACGGCGCGCGGGCGCCTGCCGGTTGTCTACCTCCCCGAGGCGGACGAACGGCTGTCTTCCTGGGCCGCGCGCATGGCCCCGTTCTACGCCATGACGGTTTCGGAATTCGTCGCCGCACTTGGTCTAAAGGGGCACGACGTGTTCGACCTGGAATGGCGTCTTTCGGAAGGGCAGGGGGCCCTGATTGCGGCCCGCACCGGTCTCGCGCTCGAGGCGGTGCAGGCCATGACTTTCCTGGAGTTGGGGGCTGCGGCGCGCATGATGATCGCGCGGAAGAACCGGTATTACTGCCCGCACTGTCCCGAAGAACCGCAACGCAAACCCACAGCGCTGCCGTGGCGATTCCGCTGCCCGGTGCATGGCGTGGAATTTCGGGACGCCACCGGCGAGACCCTGTCCGACCGCTTCGGTACGGATTGCTTCAAGAAACTTGAAGGGCATGCCGAGGCCGGTGCCGCGCATCTCGATGCCTGGGCGCGCGGCGCGGAGCAGGGTGATCTCGAAGCGCCCGACGTGCTCCAGGTTCTGACGGCACGGCATCGCCGCGCCTCGCCGCCGAACGTCGGCGAGCAGCCACGAATGTCTCTGGAAGACCGGCGGGACTATCATGATTTTTTGACCACGCCGATCCTCCGACAGGCGCTGACGGTCGTTGTTCCCGAATACGATCAGGTGGCGCCAGTGCTTGCCAAGCCGGTGCGACCCGGTCTCCACGCCCTGGCGCAGGGCTCGCTCTTGCAGTGTTTCGCGCTGACGGTCGGCATCGGGCGGATCATTGAGGATCCGGTCAATTGGGCGATCTCAGTCATGCTCGTGAGCGATGCGGAGGGGCAGGGACGGGTCCGGCAGGCGATTAGCCCATGGCCTCTCTCGTTGAGGCGAAGCATCTCGGCCCGGTTCTGGCGCGCTCAGCGCGACGAGAGAGTACGCCAGTCTGACGAAAAAGCCGCGAGACAGCGCCAGTCTCGCAAATATCGACTCATCCAGTCTCATAAATACCGGTACAGAATCTCATGA
- a CDS encoding DUF1403 family protein, which yields MTFARLDHISDLDTLQRMPAWVTSARAETLEDVAFLSGAALNHLHVVLGRAEVPQALLRDRLALSAAAACVAFSGRPERAAELRDAVHLLRPGDLPGPTGETCLAWRRAVERPVSIKGLGRALPAFEPGQIATWLDAGKGAPVTRAAMVLEAVLREAPRAEVAALILAEAALPQTFGWDHLLPLLAAGLKRADLRKHGDDLRLACHRALVLSAVDAVRLSVDLARRAAHLKAVAPKLRAKGAGDAVKMFLTRDAVAPSALPLPDRAARRLCDRLVDLGAVRELTGRDTFRLYGV from the coding sequence ATGACTTTCGCCCGGCTAGATCACATCAGCGACCTCGACACGTTACAACGGATGCCTGCCTGGGTCACCTCTGCACGCGCTGAAACCCTTGAAGATGTTGCGTTTTTGTCGGGCGCGGCGCTGAACCATCTGCATGTTGTGCTCGGACGCGCGGAGGTGCCCCAAGCTTTGTTGCGGGACCGTTTGGCACTGAGCGCGGCTGCGGCTTGTGTCGCGTTCTCTGGACGACCGGAGCGGGCAGCGGAGTTGCGCGATGCGGTGCACCTGTTGCGGCCCGGCGATCTACCCGGACCGACCGGTGAAACCTGCCTCGCCTGGCGGCGTGCGGTGGAGCGGCCGGTGTCGATCAAGGGTCTGGGCCGAGCCTTGCCGGCCTTCGAGCCGGGCCAGATCGCGACGTGGCTCGATGCGGGGAAAGGGGCGCCCGTGACCCGTGCCGCGATGGTGCTGGAGGCGGTACTGCGCGAGGCGCCGCGCGCAGAGGTTGCGGCGCTGATCCTTGCGGAGGCGGCTCTCCCCCAAACATTCGGTTGGGATCATCTCTTGCCATTGTTGGCCGCGGGTCTGAAACGCGCCGACCTGCGCAAGCATGGCGACGACTTGCGTCTCGCCTGTCATCGGGCGCTCGTCTTATCGGCAGTCGATGCCGTGCGTCTCTCCGTCGACCTCGCGCGGCGGGCGGCGCATCTCAAGGCGGTCGCTCCGAAGCTGCGGGCAAAGGGGGCGGGGGATGCCGTCAAGATGTTCCTGACCCGGGACGCCGTGGCGCCGTCGGCCTTGCCATTGCCGGATCGCGCCGCGCGGCGGCTCTGCGACCGGCTGGTCGACCTCGGCGCGGTGCGCGAGCTGACCGGGCGCGACACCTTCCGGCTCTACGGGGTGTAG
- the scpB gene encoding SMC-Scp complex subunit ScpB, giving the protein MAKDRSDPELDRELPDLPPELRWREWMRRIEAVLFASASPVPRDDLARVVGQGASVDLLVEDLAADLEGRAFEIAQVAGGWMFRTRAIYAPAIRAAADIGDQLLDLSEFDVAVLAAIAYHQPITREGLKDIFGKEVNRDLLGRLHARDLIGTGPRSPQRGAPYTFVTTEQFLIAFDLESLRDLPDKEQLLDAGLSAENAEAG; this is encoded by the coding sequence ATGGCGAAGGATCGCTCTGACCCCGAACTGGACCGCGAGCTGCCCGACCTGCCGCCAGAGTTGCGCTGGCGGGAATGGATGCGCCGGATCGAGGCGGTGCTCTTTGCCTCTGCCTCGCCGGTGCCGCGCGACGATCTGGCCCGCGTGGTGGGGCAGGGCGCTTCGGTCGACCTGCTGGTTGAGGACCTTGCCGCCGATCTGGAGGGGCGGGCCTTCGAGATCGCTCAAGTCGCTGGCGGCTGGATGTTCCGGACGCGGGCTATCTACGCCCCTGCGATCCGCGCGGCGGCAGATATCGGGGACCAATTGCTGGACCTGAGCGAATTCGACGTCGCGGTCCTGGCCGCTATCGCCTACCACCAACCGATTACACGCGAAGGTCTTAAGGATATTTTTGGCAAAGAGGTCAACCGCGATTTGCTTGGTCGGTTACATGCGCGCGATTTGATTGGAACGGGTCCACGATCACCTCAGAGAGGGGCACCTTACACGTTTGTGACGACAGAGCAGTTTTTGATCGCGTTTGATCTTGAGAGCTTGCGAGACCTTCCGGACAAGGAACAATTGTTAGATGCCGGTTTAAGCGCGGAAAACGCGGAAGCTGGCTGA
- a CDS encoding peptide ABC transporter substrate-binding protein, whose translation MRFIVHLLGATSMTLLSSMAFAQEGERGRDDQLNIIYWQAPSILNPYLSGGVKERDASSMVLEPLANADEKGELVPKLAVEIPTVENGGMTEDLTAITWKLKEGVTWSDGTPLTAEDVKFTADYCMNPEGGCAQLSKFNDVKEVEVIDDHTVTIHFDEPKPYPYLPFVGAAEPILQAAQFAECTGARAPGCTEENFNPIGSGPFVVTDFRPNDSIQLVANDNYRDPSKPAFAKLNFKGGGDSVSAARAVMKTGEFDYAWDLLMAPDVLEKIAEGGTGKPIFEFGPLVERIEINMTNPSPDLPPETRATVEEPHPFLTDRRVRQAMSMAIDRELLNEIGYGQAGRPTCNLVPAPPIYSSDNTECLTQDLEAAKTLLDEAGWQDQDGDGVREKDGMRLSLLFQTSTNAVRQDFQALIKDWWNQIGIEVELRNIDASVFFGGDPGSPDTFPKFYADVEMYANLYDGTDPQAYLAQRRCGNEPKPSTQWQGENINRFCDEEYDSLLDELSRTSKIEERARLVKRLNDIITTESKSMLPLINRAAVAAQANTLGGVKLNAWDSDLWNVADWYRTEG comes from the coding sequence ATGCGGTTCATAGTACATTTACTCGGAGCAACCTCGATGACCTTGCTGTCATCAATGGCGTTTGCCCAAGAGGGCGAGCGCGGTCGCGATGATCAACTCAACATTATCTACTGGCAAGCGCCCTCAATCTTGAACCCCTATCTATCCGGCGGTGTGAAAGAGCGCGATGCTTCCAGCATGGTGCTTGAGCCTTTGGCCAACGCCGATGAGAAAGGCGAGCTTGTTCCGAAACTGGCGGTCGAAATCCCAACGGTCGAGAACGGCGGCATGACCGAAGACCTAACGGCTATCACTTGGAAACTGAAGGAAGGGGTGACTTGGTCCGACGGCACGCCGCTTACCGCCGAGGATGTTAAGTTTACGGCAGATTATTGCATGAACCCCGAAGGCGGTTGCGCACAACTGTCAAAGTTCAATGACGTGAAAGAAGTCGAAGTCATTGATGACCACACCGTGACGATCCATTTCGACGAGCCGAAACCGTACCCCTATCTGCCTTTCGTGGGCGCGGCCGAGCCCATCCTTCAGGCCGCCCAGTTTGCGGAATGCACCGGCGCGCGGGCACCGGGTTGTACGGAGGAGAACTTCAACCCGATTGGCAGCGGCCCCTTTGTGGTGACGGATTTTCGGCCTAACGACTCAATCCAGCTTGTCGCGAATGACAATTACCGCGATCCCAGCAAGCCTGCTTTCGCCAAGCTCAACTTCAAAGGCGGCGGGGATTCCGTGTCAGCCGCGCGCGCGGTGATGAAGACGGGCGAGTTTGACTACGCTTGGGATCTGTTGATGGCTCCCGATGTGCTGGAAAAGATTGCCGAAGGCGGAACCGGCAAGCCTATTTTTGAGTTCGGCCCTTTGGTGGAGCGGATCGAGATCAATATGACGAACCCCTCGCCGGACCTACCTCCAGAAACCCGGGCGACGGTTGAGGAACCGCATCCTTTCCTTACCGATCGGCGCGTTCGTCAGGCCATGAGTATGGCCATTGATCGCGAATTGCTGAACGAAATCGGCTATGGTCAGGCAGGTCGGCCAACCTGCAATTTGGTCCCCGCGCCGCCGATCTATAGCTCTGATAACACCGAATGTCTGACGCAGGATTTGGAAGCGGCGAAGACGCTTTTGGATGAAGCGGGCTGGCAGGACCAAGACGGGGACGGCGTGCGCGAGAAAGACGGTATGCGCCTGTCGCTCCTGTTCCAGACCTCCACCAATGCGGTGCGCCAAGACTTTCAGGCGCTGATCAAAGATTGGTGGAACCAGATCGGCATCGAGGTTGAGTTGCGCAACATCGACGCGTCGGTCTTTTTCGGCGGCGACCCCGGTAGCCCCGACACTTTTCCCAAGTTCTATGCCGATGTCGAAATGTATGCGAACCTCTATGACGGCACTGATCCGCAAGCCTATCTCGCGCAGCGCCGTTGTGGGAATGAGCCAAAACCATCAACCCAGTGGCAGGGCGAGAACATCAACCGCTTTTGCGATGAGGAATACGACTCTCTGCTCGATGAGCTATCTCGCACCAGCAAGATCGAAGAGCGGGCGCGTCTGGTGAAACGTCTGAACGACATTATCACTACCGAAAGCAAATCTATGCTGCCGCTAATCAACCGCGCGGCGGTGGCAGCACAGGCTAACACGCTTGGTGGCGTCAAGCTGAACGCTTGGGACAGCGACCTGTGGAACGTCGCCGACTGGTATCGCACCGAAGGTTGA
- a CDS encoding putative quinol monooxygenase: MPKLALYVPLKAKAGKESDVADFLTSALPLVQAEPGTLTWYAIQEGPGAYAIFDTFDTEEDRQAHLDGKVAAALMEKADELFSEPPQIHKFTLLAAK; encoded by the coding sequence ATGCCCAAACTTGCGCTGTACGTGCCACTGAAGGCCAAGGCCGGAAAAGAAAGCGATGTCGCGGATTTCTTGACCTCGGCGCTACCGCTCGTTCAAGCCGAGCCCGGTACCCTGACCTGGTATGCGATCCAGGAAGGCCCCGGTGCGTACGCGATCTTCGATACGTTCGACACAGAGGAAGATCGGCAGGCGCATCTTGACGGCAAGGTTGCCGCCGCACTGATGGAAAAGGCGGATGAGCTGTTTTCCGAACCGCCGCAGATCCATAAGTTCACCCTACTGGCAGCTAAATAG
- a CDS encoding cbb3-type cytochrome c oxidase subunit I yields the protein MNALRRHRKLDAIWGSEPGWKGWTSSVNHSDLGRMFLVTAFFFFLVGGVLAMLIRAQLATPDSAFVDAGAFAQFFTMHGTIMMFLFAIPAFEGLAIYLLPKMLGTRDLAFPRLTAYGYWCYAFGGAMLLVALFFGIAPDGGWFMYPPLTGPLHSPGINTDFWLIGITFVEISAICAAVEFTVSILKYRAPGMSLDKMPIFAWYALVTSLMILTGFPPLILGSVLLEVERAFGLPFFQADLGGDSLLWQHLFWLFGHPEVYIIFLPAAGVISTVIPVMARTTLLGYGWIVASALALAFLSFGLWVHHMFTTGIPHMGLAFFSAASTLVAVPTGVQVFAWIGTMWKGRPELHMPMLHILGFFVTFVIGGLTGVMVAVVPFDWQAHDTAFITAHLHYVLFGGFVFPMLAGIYYWLPLVSGRKRLFRLGELAFALIFAGFHGTFLAMHWVGLLGQRRRIDTYDAETGWG from the coding sequence ATGAACGCGCTGCGCCGTCACCGCAAGTTGGATGCGATCTGGGGCTCCGAGCCGGGCTGGAAGGGCTGGACCAGCAGCGTAAACCATTCCGACCTTGGACGGATGTTTCTTGTCACTGCCTTCTTCTTCTTCCTCGTCGGTGGTGTGTTGGCGATGTTGATCCGCGCGCAACTGGCGACGCCTGATTCTGCTTTCGTGGATGCCGGTGCCTTTGCGCAGTTCTTCACCATGCATGGCACGATCATGATGTTCCTCTTCGCCATTCCCGCTTTCGAGGGGCTGGCGATCTATCTGCTGCCGAAGATGCTGGGCACCCGCGACCTCGCCTTCCCGCGGCTCACCGCTTACGGCTACTGGTGCTATGCCTTCGGCGGCGCGATGCTGCTGGTGGCGCTGTTCTTCGGCATCGCGCCCGATGGCGGCTGGTTCATGTATCCGCCGCTGACCGGGCCGCTGCATTCGCCCGGCATCAACACCGATTTCTGGCTCATCGGCATTACCTTCGTCGAGATCTCGGCGATCTGCGCGGCGGTGGAGTTCACCGTCTCAATTTTAAAATACCGCGCGCCCGGCATGTCGCTCGACAAGATGCCAATCTTTGCTTGGTACGCGCTGGTCACCTCGCTGATGATCCTCACCGGCTTCCCGCCCCTGATCCTCGGCTCGGTGCTCTTGGAGGTCGAACGTGCCTTTGGCCTGCCGTTCTTTCAGGCCGATCTGGGCGGCGACAGCCTGCTCTGGCAACACCTGTTCTGGCTGTTTGGCCATCCGGAAGTATATATCATCTTCCTGCCCGCCGCCGGCGTAATTTCCACTGTGATCCCGGTGATGGCGCGGACCACCCTGCTGGGCTACGGCTGGATCGTCGCGAGCGCTTTGGCGTTGGCCTTCCTCAGTTTTGGGCTCTGGGTGCATCATATGTTCACCACCGGCATCCCTCATATGGGGCTGGCGTTCTTCTCCGCCGCTTCGACGCTGGTGGCAGTGCCGACGGGGGTGCAGGTCTTTGCCTGGATCGGCACCATGTGGAAGGGACGCCCCGAGTTGCACATGCCGATGCTGCATATCCTTGGGTTCTTCGTCACCTTCGTGATCGGCGGGTTGACCGGCGTGATGGTAGCTGTGGTGCCCTTTGACTGGCAGGCCCATGACACCGCCTTCATCACTGCGCATCTGCATTATGTCCTGTTTGGCGGTTTCGTCTTTCCAATGCTGGCTGGGATCTACTACTGGCTGCCGCTGGTGAGCGGGCGCAAGCGGTTGTTTCGGCTCGGAGAACTGGCCTTCGCGTTGATCTTCGCAGGCTTTCACGGCACCTTTCTGGCGATGCATTGGGTTGGGCTGCTGGGCCAGCGGCGGCGGATCGACACCTATGACGCCGAGACCGGCTGGGGGTGA
- a CDS encoding cytochrome c oxidase subunit II, protein MLIGCSGDLSVVDPAGPAARAIATLWWVMFIGAGLILALVAALVIGAFGTPQQAENATRDEKVWIIGLGLCFSIVVLAALLAYGLVTGERLMPRAAADVVRVEAEARQWAWRFSYDDRPGHVTENLLHIPAGRPVDVAITSRDVVHSFWVPRLAGKLDAIPGHVNVLRIEADAPAPTGA, encoded by the coding sequence GTGCTGATTGGTTGCAGCGGCGATCTGTCGGTGGTCGATCCGGCGGGCCCGGCGGCGCGCGCCATCGCGACGCTCTGGTGGGTGATGTTCATCGGCGCGGGGCTGATCCTCGCGCTGGTGGCGGCACTGGTAATCGGCGCGTTCGGGACACCCCAGCAGGCGGAGAATGCCACGCGGGATGAAAAGGTCTGGATCATCGGTCTGGGCCTGTGTTTCTCCATCGTGGTCCTCGCAGCTTTGCTGGCCTATGGTCTGGTCACCGGCGAGCGGCTGATGCCCCGCGCCGCGGCGGATGTGGTGCGGGTCGAGGCCGAGGCCCGGCAATGGGCTTGGCGCTTTTCCTATGACGACCGCCCCGGCCATGTCACCGAGAACCTGCTGCACATCCCCGCCGGGCGGCCCGTGGATGTGGCGATCACCAGCCGGGATGTGGTGCACAGCTTTTGGGTGCCCCGTCTGGCTGGAAAGCTGGACGCCATTCCCGGCCATGTCAACGTGCTGCGGATTGAGGCCGATGCCCCGGCACCTACCGGGGCCTGA
- a CDS encoding DUF2231 domain-containing protein, translating to MSEQSNETGEDRLIDPIASQPGYEETETRIALEGHPIHAMSVAFPIALSFCLLGADLLYWWTGDAFWARAALWAAGTAFFFGVLAGFSGAAELLLVSGIRSRAAAWTHAIIAVTLLAVLGANWGQRLYGYEAAVLPYGILLSGLGAVMVGFTGWHGGKLVFDYRLGTSKGN from the coding sequence ATGAGCGAGCAAAGCAATGAGACGGGCGAGGACCGGTTGATCGACCCGATCGCCTCTCAGCCCGGCTATGAAGAGACCGAGACCCGCATCGCGCTTGAGGGCCACCCGATCCACGCCATGAGCGTGGCCTTTCCCATTGCGCTGTCCTTCTGCCTGCTGGGGGCCGATCTGCTCTATTGGTGGACCGGCGATGCCTTTTGGGCGCGGGCGGCCCTCTGGGCGGCGGGGACGGCGTTCTTCTTTGGCGTGCTGGCGGGGTTTTCCGGCGCTGCTGAACTCTTGCTCGTGAGCGGCATCCGCTCCCGCGCTGCCGCTTGGACCCATGCGATCATCGCCGTGACCTTGCTGGCGGTCTTGGGCGCGAATTGGGGCCAGCGGCTCTATGGCTATGAGGCGGCGGTGCTGCCTTACGGCATCCTCCTGTCGGGGCTGGGCGCGGTGATGGTGGGGTTTACGGGTTGGCATGGGGGCAAATTGGTCTTTGATTATCGTTTGGGCACGTCGAAGGGCAATTGA